The following coding sequences lie in one Myxococcales bacterium genomic window:
- the bioD gene encoding dethiobiotin synthase: MMRGVFVTGTGTEVGKTVVSRALILGLQHRGTRVAGIKPIETGWNERKGDAVLLADACQKPELVQERGLYRAAAPLAPYAIELSGAHPPLVLEQVLEATRKLAAFADFAVIEGAGGFYVPLGRDETMADLASGLGLPLVLVSLNQLGVLSSVLCARECIERRGLFLRALVLVEPQARDSSFEHNARILKERLRTSVIHFPRCEGDAALIHAALDSGLVDACLSKA; encoded by the coding sequence ATGATGCGGGGAGTTTTCGTCACCGGCACGGGGACCGAGGTCGGCAAGACTGTGGTCAGCCGGGCCTTGATACTGGGTTTACAACACAGGGGCACTCGGGTCGCGGGTATCAAGCCCATTGAGACAGGGTGGAACGAAAGAAAAGGGGACGCTGTGTTGCTTGCCGATGCCTGCCAAAAACCCGAGCTCGTGCAGGAACGCGGACTTTACCGCGCGGCGGCCCCCCTTGCCCCCTACGCGATCGAGCTAAGCGGTGCACATCCACCATTGGTTTTAGAGCAAGTGCTCGAGGCTACCCGCAAGCTCGCGGCCTTTGCAGACTTCGCCGTGATCGAAGGGGCTGGGGGATTTTACGTGCCGCTTGGGAGGGATGAGACCATGGCGGATTTGGCCAGTGGCCTTGGACTCCCTTTGGTCCTCGTCAGCCTCAACCAGCTCGGGGTACTCTCCTCCGTGCTCTGCGCTCGAGAGTGCATCGAGCGGCGGGGATTATTTCTGAGGGCGCTGGTGCTGGTGGAACCCCAAGCACGCGATTCGAGCTTCGAGCATAATGCGCGCATTCTTAAGGAACGTTTACGCACTTCAGTAATCCACTTCCCGAGGTGCGAGGGTGATGCGGCGCTTATACATGCGGCGCTCGATTCAGGATTGGTGGATGCATGTCTATCCAAAGCGTAA
- a CDS encoding ABC transporter permease, with product MSTISFNRYAVWSIYKFEIARALRTVAQSFITPVMTTSLYFVVFGAAIGSRMTEVGGVSYGAFIVPGLIMLSLFTESISNASFGIYFPKFTGTIYEVLSAPLSYVEILIAYVGAAATKSIVLGLIILITATFFVPIRIQHPIWMVSFLCLTAGTFSLFGFIIGILAKSFEQLQVVPMLVITPLTFLGGAFYSIDMLPRPWQTIALANPVVYLISGFRWSFYGTSDVGVGVSLAMTLAFFVACLGIVSWIFKSGYRLKA from the coding sequence ATGAGCACGATCTCGTTCAACAGATATGCTGTATGGTCCATCTACAAATTCGAGATCGCGCGCGCCCTCCGGACCGTGGCACAAAGTTTCATCACCCCCGTCATGACGACGTCGCTTTATTTTGTCGTCTTTGGCGCGGCTATCGGCTCCCGTATGACCGAGGTTGGAGGAGTATCGTACGGAGCGTTTATTGTACCGGGGCTGATCATGCTTTCGTTATTTACTGAAAGCATTTCCAACGCTTCCTTTGGCATTTACTTTCCAAAGTTTACCGGCACCATCTATGAAGTGCTCTCTGCGCCCCTTTCCTACGTAGAAATACTCATTGCCTATGTGGGGGCTGCGGCTACGAAATCTATTGTGCTGGGACTTATCATTTTAATTACAGCCACGTTTTTCGTGCCCATCCGAATCCAGCACCCGATATGGATGGTCTCGTTCCTATGCCTGACCGCCGGCACCTTTAGTTTGTTTGGTTTTATTATCGGCATTCTGGCCAAAAGCTTTGAGCAGCTTCAAGTTGTTCCCATGTTGGTGATTACACCGCTTACCTTCCTAGGCGGGGCGTTTTACTCCATCGATATGCTTCCCCGCCCATGGCAAACCATTGCCCTAGCCAATCCGGTTGTGTATTTAATCAGCGGATTCCGATGGAGTTTTTACGGCACGTCGGATGTCGGCGTTGGCGTAAGCTTGGCCATGACGCTCGCGTTTTTTGTGGCCTGTCTTGGCATTGTCTCTTGGATCTTCAAATCAGGCTATCGCCTTAAGGCATAA
- the dnaJ gene encoding molecular chaperone DnaJ codes for MLFSHGTCLASGFGACQVSGTVVEMFEDYYAILGVTRTANPEEIKRAYRRLAIESHPDRNPDSPEALERFKACVEAYAVLGHSEKRRHYDKMGHVAFTTQDGLPRIDFKDIFESIRDVFLASHRAKKMPADLNVSLEVSFEEAALGAEKLLQVDRKVPCRDCGGTGAERGTVATTCIPCKGRGELKTGKGLFVQMRDCPSCEGTGKIITSPCPRCLGTRFIQQTEALMIQVPAGIEDNKTTTLRGSGDCTLLHAGDLHVSIHIKKHPLFRREGADIHSTVYVTYPQAVLGDEIEAPTVSGPVLLKLPAATRSGKVFRLRGKGFPILGTYRKGDQYVHIELDVPSKITARQRELLLELRMVLPLPSPSKPRP; via the coding sequence GTGCTCTTCTCGCATGGGACATGTCTTGCTTCTGGTTTTGGCGCATGCCAGGTTTCGGGGACGGTGGTGGAAATGTTCGAGGATTATTATGCCATACTCGGCGTGACCAGGACTGCCAACCCCGAAGAAATCAAACGTGCGTACCGCCGATTGGCTATTGAGTCGCACCCTGACCGCAATCCCGACAGCCCAGAGGCGCTCGAACGCTTCAAAGCGTGTGTGGAGGCGTATGCCGTTTTGGGCCATTCCGAGAAACGGCGGCATTACGACAAGATGGGCCATGTTGCATTTACCACTCAAGACGGCTTGCCACGCATTGATTTCAAAGACATTTTTGAGAGTATTCGCGATGTATTTTTGGCTTCTCATCGTGCGAAGAAGATGCCTGCCGATCTCAATGTCTCTCTCGAGGTCAGTTTTGAGGAGGCAGCGCTCGGGGCTGAGAAACTGCTTCAGGTGGATCGCAAGGTGCCCTGTAGAGACTGCGGGGGAACGGGCGCCGAAAGAGGCACCGTTGCTACGACGTGCATCCCTTGTAAAGGTCGTGGCGAGCTGAAAACCGGCAAGGGTCTATTCGTGCAAATGCGCGACTGTCCGTCGTGTGAAGGTACGGGAAAAATCATTACCTCACCTTGCCCACGCTGCTTGGGCACCCGCTTCATCCAACAAACAGAAGCATTGATGATCCAAGTGCCTGCGGGCATCGAAGATAACAAAACCACGACACTGCGGGGATCAGGCGATTGCACGCTCCTACATGCCGGAGATCTCCACGTGTCTATCCATATCAAGAAGCATCCGCTTTTCAGGAGAGAGGGTGCAGACATTCACTCGACGGTGTATGTGACCTATCCTCAGGCTGTCTTAGGCGATGAGATCGAAGCGCCGACCGTGAGCGGTCCGGTGCTTTTGAAACTTCCAGCTGCGACGCGTTCAGGAAAAGTGTTTCGGCTGAGAGGGAAAGGTTTTCCCATTCTTGGTACTTATCGCAAAGGTGATCAGTATGTGCACATTGAGTTGGATGTCCCTTCAAAGATCACAGCCCGGCAGCGTGAGCTGCTTTTGGAATTGCGCATGGTTCTTCCGTTACCTTCGCCATCGAAGCCTCGCCCGTAA
- a CDS encoding FliI/YscN family ATPase, which translates to MDLSRYRRKLESPEGLHVQGKVARTAGPALCAIMPDVRLGDSVEVLRQDGTSLLCEVVAFGEESATLMPLGSTLGVGPGDVVQSTGQPLRIRCGQALLGRVLDGLGEPIDGKGPITGESWDVMRPPPAPLSRARLSQLLPTGIRSIDALLSLGHGQRIGVFAGSGAGKSTLLGQIARQAQTDISVVCLVGERGREIREFIEDILGKEGHARSVVVCASSDAPALVRLKSAYVATSIAEWFREQGRQVTLLMDSVTRFARAAREVGLAAGEPPARRGYPPSVFAALPALLERTGNAETGSITAFYTVLVEGGDMDEPIADEVRAILDGHIVLDRQIGIRGRYPAIDVLHSLSRVMDRLVSDDHRVNAQRLRESLMVYETHRDMVVLGAYKPGHNLLLDDALHRIEAIEAFLRQSPVEHSEFRDTIARLATLVPSARG; encoded by the coding sequence ATGGACCTAAGCCGGTATCGACGAAAGCTCGAATCTCCAGAAGGCCTCCACGTGCAAGGGAAAGTGGCGCGCACCGCCGGTCCGGCGCTCTGTGCCATCATGCCCGACGTGCGCCTGGGTGATAGCGTGGAAGTACTGCGGCAGGACGGAACATCGCTTCTATGTGAAGTCGTCGCCTTCGGCGAGGAAAGCGCCACGCTGATGCCACTTGGATCAACGCTGGGCGTGGGCCCGGGAGATGTGGTCCAAAGCACTGGTCAGCCGCTGCGCATTCGCTGCGGGCAGGCGCTACTCGGACGGGTGCTCGACGGTCTAGGCGAACCCATCGACGGAAAGGGCCCTATCACAGGCGAAAGCTGGGATGTCATGCGCCCGCCGCCCGCCCCGCTGTCGCGCGCCCGCCTCAGTCAACTATTGCCGACGGGGATCCGCTCCATCGATGCGTTGCTCAGCCTCGGCCATGGACAAAGGATTGGCGTCTTTGCAGGCAGTGGCGCAGGAAAAAGTACCCTTCTTGGACAAATCGCTAGGCAAGCGCAAACGGATATCAGCGTGGTCTGCTTGGTTGGGGAACGCGGTCGAGAGATTCGTGAGTTCATTGAAGACATCTTGGGCAAAGAAGGGCACGCGCGGAGCGTGGTCGTGTGCGCAAGCAGCGATGCTCCCGCCTTGGTGCGATTAAAAAGCGCGTACGTGGCCACGTCCATTGCAGAATGGTTCCGCGAACAAGGCCGCCAAGTGACATTGCTCATGGATAGCGTGACCCGATTTGCGCGCGCGGCACGTGAGGTGGGGTTAGCTGCAGGGGAGCCACCGGCGCGGCGCGGCTATCCGCCAAGCGTGTTCGCAGCATTGCCCGCCCTTTTGGAACGTACTGGCAACGCCGAGACAGGCTCTATCACAGCATTTTACACGGTGCTGGTCGAAGGGGGCGACATGGACGAGCCCATCGCCGATGAGGTGCGCGCGATACTCGATGGACACATCGTCCTTGATCGGCAAATCGGAATTCGAGGCAGGTATCCTGCGATTGACGTTCTTCATAGCCTTTCTCGTGTCATGGATCGCCTGGTCAGTGATGATCATCGCGTCAATGCGCAGCGGCTGCGCGAGTCGCTTATGGTGTATGAAACACATCGCGACATGGTGGTATTGGGAGCATACAAGCCGGGGCACAACCTCTTACTGGACGACGCGCTTCATCGCATTGAAGCCATCGAGGCGTTTTTGCGGCAGTCTCCCGTAGAGCACAGTGAATTCAGAGACACGATCGCAAGATTGGCCACCCTCGTGCCATCAGCGCGTGGTTGA
- a CDS encoding ABC transporter ATP-binding protein: MTPIIRIDNLSKIYASGLLALDSVSLEIVKGEIFALLGPNGAGKTTLISIVCGLTTPSTGKVIAAGYDIVRDYRKARANIGLVPQELATDMFETVWATVNFSRGVFGKAPNSSHIEKVLRDLSLWTKRHEKILTLSGGMKRRVLIAKALAHEPSILFLDEPTAGVDVELRRDMWNLVRALREQGVTIILTTHYIEEAQQLADRIGIINHGRIVLAEEKAILMQKLGKKQLTVDLQEPLDALPPELASFNLALTAGGDELQYTFDANDEPSRIPALLKHLTELHIGYKDLHTRQSSLEDIFVNLVHEQTAP; the protein is encoded by the coding sequence ATGACGCCGATCATTCGCATCGATAACCTCAGCAAAATCTACGCCTCGGGTCTGTTAGCCCTCGATAGCGTTAGTCTCGAGATTGTCAAAGGCGAAATCTTCGCATTGCTCGGTCCCAATGGGGCCGGTAAAACCACGTTGATCAGCATTGTATGTGGCCTTACGACGCCGAGCACGGGAAAGGTGATCGCTGCGGGTTATGACATCGTGCGTGACTATCGCAAAGCCCGCGCGAACATAGGCCTCGTGCCTCAAGAGCTTGCAACGGACATGTTTGAAACTGTATGGGCAACCGTCAACTTTAGCCGAGGCGTGTTTGGGAAAGCGCCCAACTCCTCCCACATAGAAAAGGTGTTGCGGGATCTTTCGCTGTGGACAAAGCGCCACGAAAAAATACTCACCTTGTCGGGGGGGATGAAACGGCGCGTGCTCATTGCAAAGGCCTTAGCGCATGAACCAAGCATCCTGTTCCTCGACGAGCCAACGGCAGGGGTCGATGTGGAGTTACGCCGCGACATGTGGAATCTCGTGCGTGCGCTTAGAGAACAAGGTGTGACCATTATCCTGACCACTCATTATATCGAAGAGGCGCAACAGCTCGCAGACAGGATCGGAATCATTAACCACGGCAGGATAGTATTGGCTGAAGAAAAAGCCATTTTGATGCAAAAGCTGGGCAAGAAACAACTCACCGTTGATTTGCAGGAGCCGCTCGACGCCCTTCCCCCGGAACTCGCGAGTTTCAACCTCGCACTGACAGCAGGCGGCGATGAACTGCAGTATACCTTTGATGCCAATGACGAGCCGAGCAGGATTCCCGCTCTACTAAAGCACCTCACGGAGTTACACATTGGTTATAAGGACTTGCATACCCGCCAAAGCTCTCTTGAAGATATATTTGTCAACTTAGTCCACGAACAAACGGCACCATGA
- a CDS encoding RluA family pseudouridine synthase, with amino-acid sequence MREEHVDIEFENVRLDRWLVQSGIVTSRRSAQHLIRDGQVRVNDRMLNKATLLKAGDRVSIEGDIPSRDFVPVSNAELALHVVYEDEWLVVIDKPADMPCHPLKPTDAHTLVNALVARYPQMLGVGYSPRESGLVHRLDNDTSGLLLAAKDARTFGLLSELLLGGEVTKHYLALCEGHVEAPLDLALPLRPDPKNKRRMCVDAHAYDLSTLRHGRILDSKRYGDYSLLKMSVGRAMRHQIRCHLAAIKHPIVGDTLYGGLSTPGFDRHFLHAHHMCFVHPHTRETMSIQSPLPVECAKLLKLLEA; translated from the coding sequence ATGCGAGAAGAGCACGTTGATATAGAATTTGAGAACGTTCGGCTGGACAGATGGCTCGTTCAAAGTGGCATCGTTACAAGTCGGCGAAGCGCTCAGCATCTGATCCGCGATGGGCAAGTCCGCGTCAATGATCGCATGCTCAATAAGGCCACGCTGCTGAAGGCGGGCGATCGCGTCAGCATCGAGGGCGATATCCCGTCGCGAGACTTTGTGCCTGTGAGCAACGCGGAGTTAGCCTTGCATGTGGTTTACGAAGATGAATGGCTTGTCGTAATCGATAAACCAGCCGACATGCCATGCCATCCACTTAAACCCACCGACGCGCATACCCTCGTCAATGCCTTGGTGGCGCGGTACCCTCAAATGCTAGGCGTCGGTTACAGTCCTCGCGAATCCGGTTTGGTGCACCGCTTGGATAACGACACCTCAGGCCTTTTGTTGGCGGCGAAAGATGCTAGGACCTTTGGATTGCTGAGCGAGCTTCTCTTAGGTGGTGAAGTCACGAAACACTATCTCGCGTTGTGCGAGGGTCATGTTGAGGCACCTTTAGACCTCGCACTTCCCTTGCGCCCGGACCCTAAAAACAAGCGCAGAATGTGCGTAGATGCGCACGCATACGACCTGAGCACGCTACGTCACGGGCGTATCTTAGATAGCAAGCGGTATGGCGATTACAGTCTGCTGAAGATGAGCGTGGGGCGCGCCATGCGACATCAGATCAGATGCCATCTCGCGGCCATAAAGCACCCCATCGTAGGTGATACGCTGTATGGTGGGCTATCTACGCCAGGATTCGATCGCCACTTTTTGCATGCCCATCATATGTGTTTTGTGCACCCGCACACCCGCGAGACGATGTCTATCCAGTCTCCGTTGCCTGTCGAGTGCGCTAAGCTATTAAAGCTTCTTGAGGCATAG
- the uvrB gene encoding excinuclease ABC subunit UvrB: MASEPFKLRSSFEPAGDQGRAIEELTQGIRRGRTTQVLLGITGSGKTFTIANVIAQVQKPTLIIAPNKTLAAQLYSEMRELFPTNAVEYFVSYYDYYQPEAYVPSTDTFIEKDAMINDEIDRMRHSATRSLLSRDDVIIVASVSCIYGIGSKGTYIEMLIQLKKGETHGRDALLRQLVDIQYERGDVDFHRGTFRVRGDVIEVFPTYEQDRAVRIEFWGDDIERIAEIDPMRGTILREVDRYAVYPGSHYVTPRDEIDRAITSVRAELREQLDRLQNEGKLVERQRLEQRTLYDMEMLEQMGFCHGIENYSRHLSDRNAGDPPPTLLEYFPEDMLIILDESHQTVPQLGAMYRGDQARKQTLVDYGFRLPSALDNRPLRFEEFQKHVRTMICVSATPGDWEFEQTQGEVVEQIIRPTGLIDPEIEVRSAKDQVDNLLEEIRARVSANERVLITTLTKRMAEDLTEYYAELDVKVRYLHSDIKTLERMEILRDLRSGEFDVLVGINLLREGLDLPEVSLVAILDADKEGFLRSPRSLIQTIGRAARNQHGKVIMYAERVTKAMNYALTETKRRREVQTAYNETHHITPATIRKAVLDMRPNSGNVDYLALPSANREDSPPEAASDIESIRAQMLEAAEALDFERAARLRDRLRTLGTPSSK; the protein is encoded by the coding sequence ATGGCATCTGAGCCTTTTAAGCTACGCTCAAGTTTCGAGCCGGCCGGCGATCAGGGTCGCGCTATTGAAGAGCTGACCCAAGGCATCCGCCGGGGCAGGACCACGCAGGTGCTCTTGGGCATCACGGGCAGCGGCAAGACGTTCACGATCGCAAACGTCATCGCGCAAGTTCAAAAGCCCACGTTAATCATCGCGCCCAATAAAACCCTCGCTGCCCAGCTTTACTCCGAGATGCGCGAACTCTTTCCGACCAACGCCGTCGAGTATTTCGTGAGCTACTATGACTACTATCAACCGGAAGCGTACGTTCCAAGCACGGACACGTTTATTGAGAAGGACGCAATGATAAACGATGAGATCGATCGGATGCGCCACAGCGCAACGCGATCTCTGTTGTCACGAGATGATGTGATCATTGTGGCCAGCGTCTCCTGCATCTACGGCATCGGCTCGAAGGGCACCTACATCGAGATGCTCATCCAACTGAAAAAGGGCGAGACCCACGGGCGCGATGCTTTATTACGTCAGCTCGTCGACATTCAATATGAGCGTGGGGACGTTGATTTTCATCGAGGCACCTTTCGTGTCCGGGGTGACGTGATCGAGGTGTTTCCCACGTATGAGCAAGATCGTGCCGTGCGCATTGAATTTTGGGGCGATGACATCGAGCGCATCGCGGAGATCGATCCCATGCGTGGCACGATATTACGGGAGGTGGATCGTTACGCGGTTTACCCCGGCTCTCATTATGTAACGCCTAGGGACGAGATAGACCGCGCCATAACTTCTGTACGTGCGGAACTCCGAGAACAGTTGGATCGCTTACAAAACGAAGGCAAGCTCGTGGAGCGGCAGCGTCTTGAGCAACGCACACTTTACGACATGGAGATGTTGGAACAGATGGGCTTCTGTCACGGCATCGAAAATTACTCCCGTCACCTGTCAGACAGAAATGCGGGCGATCCGCCCCCCACGCTGCTTGAATACTTCCCAGAAGACATGTTGATTATCCTTGATGAATCACACCAGACGGTTCCGCAGCTCGGCGCGATGTATCGCGGAGACCAAGCGCGAAAGCAAACCTTGGTCGATTATGGTTTCCGCCTTCCGAGTGCGCTCGATAACCGCCCTTTAAGGTTTGAGGAGTTTCAGAAGCACGTGCGCACGATGATTTGTGTGAGCGCGACTCCCGGAGATTGGGAGTTTGAGCAGACCCAAGGCGAAGTCGTCGAACAAATCATCCGGCCGACGGGCCTTATAGATCCCGAAATAGAAGTCCGTTCCGCAAAGGACCAGGTCGACAATCTCTTGGAGGAAATACGCGCTCGGGTATCGGCGAACGAGCGGGTGCTGATCACCACGTTGACCAAGCGCATGGCCGAAGATCTCACCGAATACTATGCCGAGCTTGATGTAAAAGTGCGCTATTTGCACAGTGATATCAAGACGTTAGAGCGAATGGAGATCCTAAGGGACCTGCGCAGTGGCGAATTCGATGTGTTGGTGGGGATCAACCTGCTGAGGGAGGGATTGGATCTTCCGGAGGTATCGCTGGTCGCGATTTTGGATGCCGATAAAGAAGGATTTTTGCGCTCGCCGCGCTCCTTGATTCAAACCATTGGACGAGCGGCGCGAAATCAGCACGGCAAGGTCATCATGTATGCTGAAAGAGTCACCAAAGCCATGAACTATGCACTCACGGAAACCAAGCGCCGGCGAGAGGTGCAAACGGCCTACAACGAAACCCATCACATCACCCCGGCGACCATTCGCAAAGCCGTCCTCGATATGCGGCCGAATAGCGGCAATGTCGATTATCTCGCTCTGCCGAGCGCCAATCGCGAGGATTCACCGCCGGAGGCTGCCTCTGATATCGAAAGCATTCGCGCGCAGATGCTAGAAGCCGCCGAAGCGCTGGACTTCGAGCGCGCTGCGCGACTTCGCGATCGGTTAAGGACACTCGGGACCCCTTCATCAAAGTAA
- the serC gene encoding 3-phosphoserine/phosphohydroxythreonine transaminase — MPHRVLNFNPGPSALPLPVLEHAQKELLDFKGTGMSVMEHSHRGKEYEATHNEAIALLRELLGIGDNYHVLFLQGGARGQFAMIPMNLLAKNQHADYVLTGAWSEGAQKEAEKIGAVNVAATTKVDGVYRRVPKPSELHLSSEARYVHITSNNTIFGTQFHTFPETGSVPLVADMSSDIVSRELDVSKFGVIYAGAQKNMGPAGVTVVIIRKDLVESGRTDIPEIFQYAPHAKANSLLNTPPTFSIYMVCQVLRWLKKEGGLASIGKVNQEKASMLYRAIAEHQGFYRCDVEDDSRSIMNVVFNLPTEALEKQFVTEATQAGMIGLKGHRSVGGIRASIYNAVTLSDVTTLVEFMGAFEKRHR, encoded by the coding sequence ATGCCACATCGTGTTCTTAACTTTAACCCCGGGCCGAGCGCCTTACCTTTGCCAGTGTTAGAGCACGCGCAAAAGGAATTGCTCGACTTCAAGGGCACGGGGATGTCGGTGATGGAGCATAGCCATCGCGGCAAAGAATACGAAGCCACCCACAACGAGGCCATCGCCCTTCTGCGTGAACTGCTAGGCATCGGCGATAACTACCACGTGCTTTTTCTCCAAGGCGGCGCGCGCGGGCAGTTTGCGATGATACCGATGAATCTTTTGGCCAAAAACCAACATGCTGATTATGTGCTGACGGGTGCATGGTCTGAGGGAGCCCAAAAAGAGGCCGAGAAAATCGGCGCCGTCAACGTCGCCGCGACGACCAAAGTGGATGGTGTGTATCGGCGCGTCCCCAAGCCCTCTGAACTGCATCTCTCTTCAGAGGCACGCTATGTTCACATCACATCCAATAATACGATTTTTGGTACCCAGTTTCACACGTTTCCCGAAACCGGATCTGTGCCCCTAGTCGCGGACATGTCCAGTGACATCGTGTCTCGGGAACTAGACGTATCCAAGTTTGGAGTGATCTATGCGGGGGCTCAAAAGAACATGGGGCCCGCAGGCGTCACCGTCGTCATAATAAGAAAAGATTTGGTGGAAAGCGGCCGCACCGATATTCCCGAGATTTTCCAGTACGCACCGCATGCCAAAGCCAACTCATTGCTCAACACACCGCCTACGTTTTCAATCTATATGGTTTGCCAGGTGCTCCGTTGGTTAAAAAAAGAGGGCGGACTTGCCAGCATCGGTAAGGTCAACCAAGAAAAAGCCTCCATGTTGTACCGGGCGATCGCGGAACATCAAGGTTTCTACCGTTGCGACGTTGAAGACGACTCTCGCTCCATTATGAACGTAGTTTTTAACTTGCCCACGGAGGCACTTGAGAAACAGTTTGTCACCGAAGCCACCCAGGCCGGAATGATCGGGCTGAAAGGTCACCGCTCCGTCGGCGGGATTCGCGCCTCCATTTATAATGCTGTCACGCTCAGCGATGTCACGACGTTGGTCGAGTTCATGGGCGCCTTTGAGAAACGCCATCGCTAA